The following proteins are co-located in the Lacticaseibacillus paracasei subsp. paracasei genome:
- the ytpR gene encoding YtpR family tRNA-binding protein, translating to MLITSYNQPAFGDTLLAITGQDTATQTIQRRGDIVAILNDKGNVIGYNFFNVTQWLGQLTGQGRLVLTATQIAELNQAIQTAGLPGKLAVDETPKFVIGKIVDFKDHPDADHLHVTQVDIGNEQVQIVCGAPNAALGQTVVVALPGAMMPDGKIIWPGSLRGVDSYGMISSARELGIPGAPQRRGILVMPDSLPAGTPFDAKKAEAVVAVQAS from the coding sequence ATGCTCATTACCAGTTATAATCAACCAGCGTTTGGCGACACCTTGCTTGCCATCACAGGTCAGGATACGGCAACACAAACAATTCAGCGACGTGGTGACATTGTTGCGATTCTCAATGATAAAGGCAACGTGATTGGCTACAACTTTTTCAACGTGACACAGTGGCTGGGTCAGTTAACTGGCCAAGGTCGCCTTGTGTTGACCGCAACACAAATTGCCGAGCTTAATCAGGCTATTCAGACGGCAGGGCTGCCGGGTAAACTAGCGGTCGATGAAACCCCTAAGTTTGTGATTGGCAAAATTGTTGATTTTAAGGATCATCCTGATGCTGATCATCTTCATGTGACGCAAGTTGATATTGGTAATGAACAGGTTCAAATCGTTTGCGGTGCACCAAATGCAGCACTCGGCCAAACGGTTGTTGTTGCTTTGCCAGGTGCCATGATGCCAGATGGCAAAATTATCTGGCCGGGCTCGTTGCGTGGTGTTGACTCTTACGGCATGATCAGCAGTGCTCGTGAGTTAGGCATTCCTGGCGCGCCACAACGTCGCGGTATCTTGGTGATGCCTGATAGTTTACCTGCAGGCACACCATTTGATGCTAAAAAAGCCGAGGCCGTTGTTGCTGTTCAAGCATCATAA
- a CDS encoding thioredoxin family protein, with protein MKELGSNAAILNEVKQPGKKMLFFSADWCSDCRFIKPAMPEIEKDFSDYEFIAVDRDKNLEVAQDMGVFGIPSFIAFNDGKETGRFVNKDRKTKQQVEDFINGLH; from the coding sequence ATGAAAGAATTAGGCTCTAATGCAGCAATTTTAAATGAGGTCAAGCAACCAGGTAAAAAAATGTTGTTCTTTTCTGCAGATTGGTGCTCGGATTGCCGTTTTATCAAACCAGCTATGCCTGAAATTGAGAAGGACTTTTCAGATTATGAATTCATCGCGGTTGATCGCGATAAGAATTTAGAAGTTGCTCAAGATATGGGTGTGTTTGGCATTCCGAGCTTTATTGCCTTTAACGATGGCAAGGAAACCGGTCGTTTTGTGAATAAAGATCGTAAGACGAAACAACAAGTCGAAGATTTCATTAACGGCTTGCATTAA
- the trmB gene encoding tRNA (guanosine(46)-N7)-methyltransferase TrmB, with translation MRLRNKQWAKPLILAHPEMILVRPEKMQGHWQSRFDQARPLYLEVGSGKGQFIVEMAKTHPDRNFIALELQEAAVAMILKKQVALKLPNLQLVLGDGADLTDYFSEGEIDGLFLNFSDPWPKTRHEKRRLTYRDFLRQYQAIMKPDALLQFKTDNQGLFEYSLVSMNHFGMTFDLVSLNLHHDKRVTDNVPTEYEEKFSADGGRIYELVAHFKH, from the coding sequence ATGCGATTACGTAACAAACAGTGGGCGAAACCGCTAATCTTGGCTCATCCTGAGATGATTTTGGTTCGCCCAGAAAAGATGCAAGGTCACTGGCAATCGCGATTTGACCAAGCACGGCCATTGTATCTTGAGGTTGGCTCTGGAAAGGGCCAATTTATTGTCGAAATGGCCAAGACCCATCCAGATCGAAACTTTATTGCTTTAGAGTTACAGGAAGCCGCTGTAGCGATGATTCTGAAAAAACAGGTTGCCTTAAAATTGCCAAACTTGCAGCTTGTGCTGGGCGATGGTGCGGACTTAACCGATTATTTTAGTGAAGGTGAGATTGATGGCTTGTTTTTAAACTTTTCCGATCCGTGGCCAAAAACCCGTCACGAAAAAAGGCGGCTCACTTATCGTGACTTTTTGCGACAGTATCAAGCCATTATGAAGCCAGATGCTTTGCTGCAGTTTAAAACGGATAATCAAGGGTTGTTTGAATATTCCTTGGTCAGCATGAATCATTTTGGGATGACGTTCGATTTGGTTTCCTTGAACCTACATCACGACAAACGCGTCACGGATAACGTGCCCACTGAATACGAAGAGAAGTTCAGCGCTGATGGCGGTCGAATCTACGAACTTGTCGCGCATTTTAAGCATTAA
- a CDS encoding phosphotransferase family protein — MEFELDSGWSLQPAGGSTGSAFLGVYANQKYFLKRNASPFLAALSVEHITPRLLWTRRVSTGDVLTAQEWLDGETLTRQQMMLPVVAKMLAQVHHSSLLKRLLRQVGGQVLDPEQLRIALLQDFPVDVAAQPKIKTALHDLKQWLPHTDVQTVCHGDLNHKNWLQAGGRLYLVDWEQVALGDPAYDLADVLAHYGSPATSHQFLDAYGARLDEDLKRRLYWYGDLHLLHDIKVAATHQRFEEVAQVLHQFECLQASR, encoded by the coding sequence ATGGAGTTTGAATTAGATTCCGGGTGGTCCCTGCAGCCTGCAGGTGGATCCACCGGAAGTGCGTTTCTTGGGGTTTATGCCAATCAAAAATATTTCCTTAAGCGCAATGCCTCGCCGTTTCTTGCGGCACTATCAGTTGAACACATTACCCCGCGGCTGTTGTGGACGCGGCGGGTGAGTACGGGAGACGTGCTAACCGCTCAAGAGTGGCTGGACGGTGAAACGTTAACGCGGCAACAAATGATGTTGCCAGTCGTGGCCAAAATGTTGGCACAGGTGCACCACTCAAGTCTGTTAAAACGGTTATTACGTCAAGTAGGCGGTCAAGTCCTTGATCCTGAGCAATTACGAATCGCACTACTTCAGGATTTCCCAGTCGATGTGGCTGCGCAGCCTAAGATCAAAACGGCTCTGCACGATTTAAAGCAGTGGTTACCGCACACGGATGTGCAAACGGTTTGTCATGGCGATTTGAACCACAAGAATTGGTTACAGGCAGGCGGTCGGTTGTATTTAGTAGACTGGGAGCAGGTGGCGCTGGGCGATCCGGCTTATGATCTTGCGGATGTACTTGCCCACTATGGCAGTCCAGCCACAAGTCACCAGTTTTTGGATGCTTATGGCGCACGACTTGATGAGGATTTGAAACGCCGACTGTACTGGTACGGTGATCTGCATTTGCTTCATGATATTAAGGTAGCAGCCACGCATCAACGATTCGAAGAAGTTGCGCAAGTTTTGCATCAATTCGAATGTTTACAAGCGAGTCGGTAA
- a CDS encoding ABC transporter permease, producing MVALWRTRLRQHVQEQQKYLRLVFNDHFVLVLLILFGGALYAYSLLVKTLQPSWWLALCLAVIFTALIALGQLATLAQAPDQVFLLPKAEAFSDYLLKARRYSMMLPATLLGFAALAMWPLFAQLGQDPISATVTLLLAVWLFKDLDLWLQLLQRYHLPINWRHPRLVLLVITFAALFLGFYLHPAVALLVALTLNLVFRWLRSSLLADGLLNFEALIDLEADRMGRLYRFYNLFTDVPGLANSVHRRRYLDPLLKLVKPSKTETWAYLYLRGFLRGGEYLGLYLRLLVIGAIIVAVLSQWWLLLGFTILFLYMVGFQLLPFFFQYDEIVFTHLYPVAPNQKLAAFERLLMTLLLLEVVVFTLVALIRLQWLAALTIFVGGTAFVWGFTRWYARVRLRVHDAMR from the coding sequence ATGGTCGCGTTATGGCGAACTCGACTTCGACAACATGTCCAAGAACAGCAAAAATATTTGCGATTGGTGTTCAATGACCATTTTGTACTGGTCTTGCTAATACTTTTTGGTGGTGCCTTATATGCCTACAGTCTGCTAGTGAAAACATTGCAACCATCTTGGTGGTTAGCTTTGTGTCTGGCTGTCATTTTTACGGCTTTAATCGCGCTTGGCCAGTTAGCCACGTTGGCGCAGGCGCCCGATCAAGTCTTCTTACTGCCAAAAGCAGAGGCCTTCAGTGACTATTTGTTGAAGGCACGGCGATACAGCATGATGTTACCGGCAACTTTATTGGGTTTTGCGGCTTTGGCGATGTGGCCATTATTTGCACAATTGGGTCAAGATCCAATCAGTGCGACGGTGACGCTGCTACTAGCTGTGTGGTTATTCAAAGATCTCGACTTGTGGCTGCAATTGCTTCAGCGCTATCATCTGCCGATCAATTGGCGACATCCACGACTTGTACTGCTTGTCATCACATTCGCAGCTCTTTTTCTAGGTTTTTACTTGCATCCGGCTGTGGCCTTGTTAGTGGCGCTGACTCTGAATTTGGTCTTCAGATGGCTGCGAAGTTCCTTGTTGGCAGATGGGTTATTGAATTTTGAAGCTTTAATTGACCTCGAAGCAGATCGCATGGGTCGACTGTATCGATTTTATAATCTATTCACGGATGTGCCAGGTTTGGCCAATAGCGTCCATCGTCGCCGGTACCTCGATCCACTTTTGAAGTTGGTTAAGCCAAGCAAGACAGAGACGTGGGCATACTTGTATCTGCGCGGCTTTTTGCGTGGCGGTGAGTATCTTGGGTTGTACTTGCGGCTACTGGTGATCGGCGCGATTATCGTGGCGGTTTTGTCTCAGTGGTGGCTGTTGCTTGGCTTTACGATTCTATTCTTGTATATGGTTGGCTTTCAGCTGTTGCCATTCTTCTTCCAATATGATGAAATTGTCTTCACGCACTTGTATCCAGTAGCACCAAATCAAAAACTGGCGGCCTTTGAACGGCTTTTGATGACGTTGTTGCTGCTTGAAGTGGTTGTTTTCACACTGGTTGCGTTGATCCGACTGCAGTGGCTCGCCGCGTTGACAATATTTGTTGGCGGGACTGCATTTGTCTGGGGCTTCACGCGATGGTATGCACGTGTTCGGTTGAGGGTACATGATGCGATGCGTTGA
- a CDS encoding ABC transporter ATP-binding protein, producing MTLTIEGLTGGYGNLTVLKDINFTVPAGKIVGLIGLNGAGKSTTIKHIIGLLTPQSGTISLDGKTLHDDPTGFRADLAYVPETPVLYPELTLREHLEMTIMAYDLDATVAWQDADNMLKMFRLDNKLDWFPAKFSKGMQQKVMIVAAFMTHAQLFIIDEPFSGLDPLAVHDLLDLVTAKKEQGASILMSTHILATAQQYADEFVLIKAGKVRATGDLPSLKQQFDLQDGSLDDIYMKMTEEQ from the coding sequence ATGACTTTAACAATTGAAGGATTGACCGGTGGTTACGGCAATTTAACGGTCTTGAAAGATATCAACTTTACCGTACCGGCAGGCAAAATTGTCGGGTTAATTGGTTTGAATGGTGCGGGCAAGTCAACGACCATCAAACATATTATAGGATTGTTGACCCCACAAAGCGGGACGATTTCACTTGATGGCAAAACATTACACGATGATCCCACTGGTTTTCGAGCTGACCTCGCGTATGTGCCTGAGACACCGGTGCTTTATCCGGAATTGACGTTGCGGGAACATCTTGAAATGACCATCATGGCTTACGATCTTGATGCGACGGTTGCATGGCAAGATGCCGATAATATGCTGAAAATGTTCCGACTCGACAATAAGTTGGACTGGTTTCCAGCAAAATTCTCAAAAGGGATGCAGCAAAAGGTCATGATTGTGGCGGCGTTTATGACGCATGCACAGCTTTTTATCATCGACGAACCTTTTTCTGGACTTGATCCACTGGCCGTCCATGATCTGTTGGACTTGGTGACAGCAAAAAAGGAGCAAGGAGCGTCTATTTTGATGTCAACCCATATTTTGGCAACCGCTCAACAATATGCTGACGAATTCGTTTTGATCAAAGCAGGTAAAGTCAGAGCAACTGGTGATTTACCTTCTTTGAAGCAGCAATTTGATCTTCAGGATGGCAGCTTGGATGACATCTATATGAAAATGACGGAGGAACAGTAA
- a CDS encoding HIT family protein codes for MNDCIFCKIVRNEIPNVTVYEDDVVKAFLDITQVTPGHTLLVPKVHIPDIFAYDTELAAAVFERLPKIARAIKASDPAIKGMNILNNNGKVAYQSVFHSHIHLIPRYSDQDDFGMHFGDHSAQYDTEKLEAVADKIRTQLEA; via the coding sequence ATGAATGATTGCATTTTTTGCAAAATTGTCCGTAACGAAATCCCCAATGTTACCGTATATGAAGATGACGTTGTCAAAGCCTTTCTGGATATCACGCAGGTTACACCGGGACATACTTTATTAGTCCCCAAAGTTCACATTCCAGATATTTTCGCTTATGACACTGAACTTGCCGCAGCGGTTTTTGAACGTCTGCCAAAAATTGCCCGCGCCATCAAGGCCAGTGACCCGGCAATTAAAGGTATGAATATTTTGAATAACAACGGCAAGGTCGCCTATCAAAGCGTTTTTCACTCACATATCCATTTGATTCCTCGCTATAGCGATCAAGATGATTTTGGCATGCACTTTGGCGATCACAGTGCACAGTATGACACAGAGAAACTTGAAGCGGTCGCTGACAAAATTCGTACCCAGCTGGAGGCCTAA
- a CDS encoding YtxH domain-containing protein yields the protein MKFKHGFLLGALTGTVYALLTAKKTGPQLQQEIAAYFEGLSDGVGQVRESVAQFSQSLTHLSDELNNTLKPAMKDITDRVETFEFETAPRVDAIQKHVENINDAVSNLDAMPTADQREPLPKH from the coding sequence ATGAAATTTAAACACGGCTTTTTACTCGGAGCACTGACCGGAACAGTTTATGCGCTGTTGACTGCAAAAAAAACCGGTCCACAACTTCAACAAGAGATCGCGGCCTACTTTGAAGGCTTATCAGACGGAGTTGGTCAGGTGCGTGAGAGTGTTGCTCAGTTCAGTCAATCCCTCACCCATTTATCTGACGAACTCAACAATACTTTGAAACCTGCCATGAAAGATATCACAGATCGGGTCGAGACTTTTGAATTTGAAACGGCCCCGCGCGTTGATGCGATCCAAAAGCATGTTGAAAATATCAATGATGCTGTCAGCAATCTTGATGCTATGCCGACTGCCGATCAGCGTGAACCTTTACCAAAACATTGA
- a CDS encoding peptidylprolyl isomerase, producing the protein MKKWILGVVGLFVAVTLAGCSSSTVANMKGAKVTKDEYYDAMKKTTTGQATLRNMIVLKALEQQYPNKVSDKKVNSQFNTLKKQYGSSFDTTLEQNGYTESSFKDQIRTTLYSEVALKALKKPTEKQIAAQWKKYQPKITVQHILVKTEDEAKQIISDYQKDPTEKNFEALAKKNSIDTGTKDKGGKLTAFDNTDTSLDSTFKKAAFKLTKAGDITTTPVKTQYGYHVIRVISVGKKGTMKEHKKDLENQLYTTWQSDQTVMNGIITKVLKKENVSIKDNDLKDVLSSYLSTSSSTSTSN; encoded by the coding sequence ATGAAAAAATGGATTCTCGGCGTTGTTGGTTTGTTTGTAGCAGTGACGTTAGCTGGTTGTTCAAGCAGCACGGTTGCAAACATGAAAGGTGCCAAGGTCACCAAAGACGAGTACTATGACGCCATGAAGAAGACCACCACTGGCCAAGCAACATTGCGTAACATGATTGTTTTGAAGGCATTGGAACAACAATACCCGAATAAGGTGTCTGATAAGAAGGTCAACAGTCAGTTCAATACACTGAAGAAACAATATGGTTCTTCATTCGATACAACCCTTGAACAAAATGGGTATACCGAATCAAGTTTTAAGGATCAAATTCGGACAACCTTGTACTCAGAAGTTGCCTTGAAGGCCCTCAAAAAGCCAACAGAAAAACAAATTGCTGCTCAGTGGAAGAAGTATCAACCGAAGATCACCGTGCAACATATCTTGGTCAAGACCGAAGATGAAGCTAAACAAATCATTTCCGACTACCAAAAAGACCCAACCGAAAAGAACTTTGAGGCCCTTGCCAAGAAGAACTCAATCGATACTGGAACAAAAGATAAGGGCGGTAAGTTGACGGCGTTTGACAACACCGATACTAGCTTGGATTCAACCTTCAAGAAAGCAGCCTTTAAGTTAACCAAGGCCGGCGATATCACCACAACACCGGTTAAGACGCAGTATGGCTATCATGTTATCCGCGTTATCTCCGTTGGTAAAAAAGGCACGATGAAGGAACACAAGAAAGATTTGGAAAACCAGCTCTATACAACATGGCAGAGCGACCAAACCGTGATGAACGGTATCATCACCAAAGTGCTTAAGAAGGAAAATGTTTCCATTAAGGATAACGACTTGAAGGATGTTCTTTCAAGCTATCTGAGCACCAGCTCAAGTACCAGTACTTCAAACTAA
- a CDS encoding 3'-5' exoribonuclease YhaM family protein, protein MVKRLFDYHNEEDVRLPVLIKSAEVRVAKNGKKFIAMIFQDNSGHISGKFWDASDNDIAQFKAGEVVQLSGKRELYQGNPQIKIFSLRLATQEEGNDPKAFVERAPEAPSDMEEELNSYIFEITNANWNRIVRKLINDHKKAFFSYPAAKSNHHAFAGGLAFHTLSILRLAKSVVQQYSSLNKSLLYAGAILHDLGKTIELSGPISTDYTVEGNLIGHIVLIDEQIVLAAQQLKIDINAEDMLLLRHVVLAHHGLLEYGSPVRPELLEAQVLHDLDELDASINMMTTAYQHVDPGTFTERLFGMDNRRFYRPKNGQTFPDPH, encoded by the coding sequence TTGGTAAAACGGCTTTTCGATTATCATAATGAAGAAGATGTTCGGCTTCCTGTGCTGATTAAATCAGCTGAAGTGCGTGTCGCAAAGAATGGCAAAAAATTTATTGCGATGATTTTTCAAGACAATTCAGGACATATTTCAGGTAAGTTCTGGGATGCTAGCGACAATGACATTGCTCAGTTTAAGGCTGGCGAAGTCGTCCAATTGTCGGGTAAGCGTGAATTATATCAAGGCAATCCGCAAATTAAGATTTTTTCATTGCGGTTGGCAACCCAAGAGGAAGGCAATGATCCTAAAGCCTTTGTTGAGCGGGCGCCAGAAGCACCCAGTGATATGGAAGAGGAACTGAACAGTTACATCTTCGAAATCACCAATGCTAACTGGAATCGAATTGTCCGTAAACTGATCAATGATCACAAGAAGGCATTTTTCAGTTATCCGGCCGCCAAGTCAAATCACCATGCTTTTGCTGGTGGTCTCGCTTTTCATACGCTAAGCATCTTGCGACTTGCTAAAAGTGTCGTTCAACAGTATTCGAGCTTGAACAAAAGTTTGCTATATGCAGGCGCAATTTTACATGATCTCGGTAAGACCATTGAGTTAAGCGGGCCAATCTCAACTGATTACACGGTTGAAGGCAACTTGATTGGTCACATCGTTCTCATTGACGAACAGATTGTCTTAGCAGCACAGCAACTTAAAATTGATATCAACGCTGAAGATATGCTCTTACTACGTCATGTCGTGCTTGCACATCACGGATTGCTTGAATACGGCTCGCCGGTGCGGCCAGAGCTGCTTGAAGCGCAAGTGTTGCATGATTTAGACGAATTGGACGCATCAATCAATATGATGACAACCGCCTACCAACATGTTGATCCTGGTACCTTCACAGAACGACTTTTCGGTATGGACAATCGTCGCTTCTATCGACCTAAAAATGGTCAAACTTTTCCGGATCCGCACTAG
- a CDS encoding YlbF family regulator, whose protein sequence is MANVYDTANQMAADIKTTQEFQDLKKAFDLLKLDAVAYGLFQQFQQKQYEMQQKSMQGQDFTDDEVKSLQELGDKMRDIQPIQNLMAKEQGLSQMMDELNKIISQPIIDVYQGK, encoded by the coding sequence ATGGCAAATGTTTACGACACCGCTAATCAGATGGCGGCAGATATCAAGACAACACAGGAATTTCAGGATCTCAAGAAGGCGTTTGATCTCTTGAAGCTGGACGCCGTTGCTTACGGTTTGTTCCAACAATTCCAACAAAAGCAATATGAGATGCAGCAAAAGTCAATGCAGGGACAAGATTTCACGGATGATGAAGTTAAGTCATTGCAAGAACTTGGCGACAAGATGCGCGACATCCAGCCGATCCAAAATTTGATGGCAAAAGAACAAGGCCTATCTCAGATGATGGACGAATTGAACAAAATTATTTCCCAACCAATTATTGATGTCTATCAAGGCAAGTAA
- a CDS encoding PBP1A family penicillin-binding protein, with translation MQFLSRIWQGTRWFFRRFQVIRWLILIGLTVMLGFSAWFTYKAKTADVENIKSTLQTKTVIYDANNEEAGTLYGQKGTYVELKAISPQVQNAVISTEDRTFYTNGGFSIKGILRSALNYVIHHGQIMGGGSTITQQLAKNTLLTQKQTVMRKAQELFMAIQLNKVYSKQDILAMYLNNAYFGNGVWGVQDAAKRYFGKDASQLDASEGAILAGMLRNPSYYNPADHMDNALSRRNVVLQLMVDNKKLTQAQANAAKAQSVQVVDTFSTANSQKYPSYFDSVIEEARSEGISVDDILNKGYKIYTNLDQTYQRNLQNSFAQDWAFPANAADGKQVQGASIVLDPKTGGVRAVVGNRGEHTFLGFNYATQLRNSPGSTIKPLMVYTPALENGYHYDSVLKDEKLSYGKNNYTPTNATGTYLGTVPMYKALADSINAPAVWLLNKIGVQKGVTSLDRFGIQLKESDQNLAAALGGLKNGVSPLMMARAYAVFANGGKLPTTHFIRKIVDASGQTVVDNSHPTMRQIISKKVAQEMTSMMIGTFNEGTGQTAKPAGYTIAGKTGSTEVPSSWGYGTKDQWVIGYTPDIVNATWIGYPTTDSQHFLQGTSTSGVAPLFKLEMTNLMPNTPQTAFDTKDAAQMASIQTPSSGDKTWQGIQDSIEKGIDSAKQTVGQWYDNIKGWFK, from the coding sequence ATGCAGTTCTTATCACGAATTTGGCAGGGAACACGGTGGTTTTTCCGCCGGTTTCAGGTGATTCGTTGGCTGATTTTAATTGGTCTGACAGTCATGCTCGGGTTCTCTGCTTGGTTTACTTATAAAGCCAAAACCGCCGATGTTGAAAACATCAAGAGTACCTTACAAACAAAAACCGTCATTTATGACGCTAACAACGAAGAAGCCGGCACACTGTACGGCCAAAAAGGGACCTACGTCGAGTTAAAGGCGATTAGTCCGCAAGTACAAAATGCCGTTATCTCGACGGAAGACCGTACGTTTTATACCAATGGCGGTTTTTCAATCAAAGGGATTCTTCGCTCTGCTTTGAATTATGTCATCCACCATGGCCAAATCATGGGTGGTGGTAGTACGATTACCCAACAATTGGCGAAGAATACCTTGCTGACGCAAAAGCAGACGGTGATGCGCAAGGCCCAAGAACTATTTATGGCCATCCAGTTGAATAAAGTTTACTCCAAACAAGACATTCTTGCGATGTACCTCAATAATGCTTATTTTGGCAATGGGGTCTGGGGGGTTCAAGATGCTGCTAAGCGGTATTTTGGCAAAGATGCCAGCCAGCTTGATGCGAGTGAAGGGGCAATTCTGGCGGGGATGTTACGGAATCCTAGCTACTATAACCCCGCTGATCACATGGACAATGCTTTGTCGCGCCGCAATGTCGTTTTGCAATTGATGGTGGACAATAAGAAGCTCACGCAGGCGCAGGCCAATGCGGCAAAAGCGCAGTCAGTGCAGGTTGTCGATACTTTTTCAACGGCCAACAGTCAAAAATATCCGTCTTATTTTGACTCCGTCATTGAAGAGGCGCGCAGTGAAGGTATTAGTGTCGATGATATTTTGAACAAAGGTTATAAAATTTATACCAATTTGGATCAAACTTATCAACGCAACCTTCAAAACAGCTTTGCTCAAGACTGGGCGTTTCCGGCAAATGCCGCAGATGGTAAGCAGGTTCAAGGGGCTTCCATCGTGCTTGATCCGAAAACAGGCGGTGTCAGGGCGGTCGTTGGTAATCGCGGTGAGCATACCTTCTTAGGGTTTAACTACGCAACACAACTTCGCAATTCGCCGGGTTCCACGATCAAGCCGTTGATGGTTTATACACCAGCACTTGAAAATGGTTATCATTATGATTCTGTCTTGAAGGACGAGAAACTTAGTTACGGTAAAAATAATTATACGCCGACCAATGCAACCGGCACCTATTTAGGTACTGTCCCGATGTATAAAGCGTTAGCCGATTCGATCAACGCGCCGGCTGTTTGGCTGCTTAATAAGATTGGTGTACAAAAAGGGGTCACTAGCTTAGATCGGTTTGGCATCCAACTAAAAGAAAGCGATCAGAATCTTGCTGCTGCACTTGGTGGCCTTAAAAATGGGGTTTCACCGCTGATGATGGCACGGGCCTATGCGGTGTTTGCGAATGGCGGTAAATTGCCAACGACTCACTTCATTCGCAAAATTGTTGATGCGTCAGGTCAAACGGTGGTCGACAACTCACATCCAACGATGCGTCAAATCATATCAAAAAAAGTGGCTCAGGAAATGACGAGCATGATGATCGGAACGTTTAACGAAGGGACCGGTCAAACTGCTAAACCAGCTGGCTACACAATCGCCGGGAAAACTGGCAGTACTGAGGTCCCAAGTAGTTGGGGCTATGGCACTAAGGATCAGTGGGTCATTGGCTATACGCCAGATATTGTAAATGCGACCTGGATTGGCTACCCGACAACTGACAGTCAGCATTTCCTTCAAGGCACCAGCACGTCTGGGGTGGCACCGTTATTTAAACTCGAAATGACGAACCTAATGCCGAATACGCCACAAACCGCGTTTGACACGAAAGATGCCGCACAAATGGCTAGCATCCAAACACCATCCAGTGGCGACAAAACATGGCAAGGAATTCAGGATAGTATCGAGAAAGGCATAGACAGTGCCAAGCAAACTGTGGGACAATGGTATGATAATATCAAGGGCTGGTTTAAATAG
- a CDS encoding RluA family pseudouridine synthase has protein sequence MLFQTSARATLPTSLRDQLQAWLIPRKRQHQLRVAKTILVNGHYRNFNEKVQPSDVITMTYDEPTPLAYVPETPALTIHYEDDDLLIVDKPAGMKTHPNLPGETGTLMNQAAAYLAPFPALITHRLDMATSGLLVIAKNPLTQAIINRQLALKTMHRDYIALVPQGIAASGTITAPIGHDPDDQRKRMIRPDGASAITHFRRIAETSTTATVALRLETGRTHQIRVHLASIGYPILGDPLYAPDQTTYQRMYLHAFQVRFTKPLSDTTLTVTSPLPF, from the coding sequence TTGTTGTTTCAAACTTCTGCACGCGCCACGCTGCCCACCAGCCTTCGTGATCAACTTCAAGCATGGTTGATACCACGTAAACGGCAACACCAATTGCGCGTTGCCAAAACAATTTTAGTTAATGGTCATTATCGTAATTTTAATGAAAAAGTACAGCCTAGTGATGTTATCACGATGACTTATGATGAACCCACGCCACTTGCCTACGTTCCGGAAACGCCGGCCCTCACAATTCATTATGAAGATGATGATCTACTCATTGTCGATAAGCCGGCTGGTATGAAAACTCACCCAAACTTACCAGGCGAAACCGGTACCTTAATGAACCAGGCAGCCGCTTATCTGGCCCCTTTTCCGGCGTTAATTACCCATCGGCTAGATATGGCGACCAGTGGTTTATTGGTCATCGCGAAGAACCCTTTAACGCAAGCCATCATTAACCGACAGTTGGCTCTTAAAACCATGCATCGGGATTATATAGCGTTAGTACCGCAGGGAATTGCGGCCAGTGGCACCATAACGGCTCCGATTGGGCATGATCCTGATGATCAGCGTAAACGCATGATTAGACCGGACGGGGCATCGGCCATTACTCATTTTCGCCGGATCGCAGAAACGTCAACAACTGCGACGGTTGCGCTCAGACTCGAAACCGGCCGCACCCATCAAATTCGGGTACATTTAGCTAGCATTGGCTATCCAATCCTAGGTGATCCGCTTTATGCCCCTGATCAGACAACCTATCAGCGCATGTATCTGCACGCCTTTCAGGTTCGCTTCACAAAGCCGCTATCAGACACAACGTTGACGGTGACCAGTCCCCTGCCTTTTTGA